The nucleotide window GTGCAGCCACTGCGCCGGGGTCTGACCCTCGTGCGCGGGCAGGCCGGGCAGGCGCGGGTCGATCCAGAACACCTGGCGGCGGTAGGCCTCGGGCTGCGCCGCGGCGTCCACGCCCTGCAGCACCAGCCGCCCCCGTGCGGGCGCGAGCTGCCCGGCCAGCAGGCGCAGCAGCGTGGTCTTGCCCGCGCCGTCGCCGCCGCGCACCAGCGCCACGCCGGGGCCCCAGGCATGCGACCAGGGCGCCCACGGCGGGCAGCCCGGGTGGGCGAAGGCAAGGTCGTGCATCTGCAGCAGCATTGGCGGTGGTCTCGGAAAAGCGGTGCGCCGAGTGTAGATGCCGGACAATGCCGCGCCATGGCCCTGGACTACCTCGATTTCGACTACAGCGAAGACTTTGACGACAACGGCACCTGGGACGCCATGGCCGCCGTGCGGCCCGAGCGCCTGCCCGCGCTGCGCGCCGAGCTGGCGCAACTGCTGGCCTGGGCGCACGCGGCGTTCGCGGGCCGCCAGGGGCCGTGCGAGGACGGCGGCGACTGGGATTACGACCTGCAGGCGCAGGATGCGGCAGGCCGCCCGCTGCGCGCGTGCTACGGCGCGGGCGTGCTCGACCTGGAAGGCGCGCCCGGCGGCGGGCTGACCACGGTGACGCTCACGCTCAGCGGCTCGCCCGCGTTCGGCGCGGCGCTGCGCGAGCGCTGGGGGGTATGAGATCCCCTAGTGCTTGCCTGTGGAGCCGTAGCCGCCCTCGCCGCGTTCGCTGGCAGGAAACTCGCTGACCACGTTGAACTGCGCCTGCACCACCGGCACGATGACCAGTTGCGCCAGCCGCTCCATGGGCTGGAGCGTGAAGGCCGTGTCGCTGCGGTTCCAGGCGCTCACCATGAGCTGGCCCTGGTAGTCGCTGTCGATCAGCCCCACCAGGTTGCCCAGCACGATGCCGTGCTTGTGGCCCAGGCCCGAGCGCGGCAGGATCAGCGCGGCGTAGCCGGGGTCTTTCAAATAGATGGCGATGCCCGTGGGCACGAGCTGCCAGGCGTTGGGCGCGAGCGTGAGCGGCGCATCGAGGCAGGCGCGCAGGTCGAGCCCGGCGCTGCCGGGCGTGGCGTAGGCGGGGAGCTGGTCCGCCATGCGCGGGTCGAGGATTTTGACGTCGATTTTCATTTCTTGGTGTCCAGCCGCCGGGCGATTTCGGCAACGAGCTGGCGGCCCAGCGCGGCCTTGCTCGCGCGCGGCAGCTCGCGGTGGCCGTGTTCGTCGATGAGCAGCAGCGCGTTGTCGTCCTGGCCGAAGGTGGCGGGGCCGATGTTGCCCACCAGCAGCGGCACGCCCTTGCGCGCGCGCTTGGCGCTGGCGTGCGCCAGCAGGTTCTCGCTCTCTGCCGCGAAGCCGACGCAGTAGAGCTGGCCCGCGCGGGCGCGCTCCGATTGGGCCACGGTGGCGAGGATGTCGGGGTTCTCCACGAAGGCAAGCTGGGGCATCTGGCCGCTGCCGTCCTTCTTGATCTTGTGCACGGCGCTGCTGGCCGGGCGCCAGTCGGCCACGGCCGCCGTCGCTATGAAAATGGTAGCTTTCTGCGCTTGGCTGGCAACGGCTTCAAGCATGTCTTGTGCCGATTGCACGTCGATGCGGCGCACGCCGCGCGGCGTGGGCAGGTGCACCGGGCCGGCCACCAGGGTCACGTCGGCGCCCGCCTCGTGCGCGGCGCGGGCGATGGCAAAACCCATCTTGCCGCTGGAGAGGTTGGTGATGCCACGCACCGGGTCGATGGCCTCGAACGTGGGCCCGGCCGTGACCAGCACGCGCTGGCCCGCGAGGTGCTTGGGCGCGAAGAAGGCGGTCAGTTCGTCGAGCAGCTCCGGCGGCTCCAGCATGCGGCCGTCGCCAGTTTCGCCGCAGGCCTGCGCGCCGTGGCCCACGCCGAGCACGGTGGCGCCGTCCTGCGCCGCCTGGGCCAGGTTGCGCCGGGTGGCCGGGTGCGCCCACATCTCGCGGTTCATGGCCGGGGCGATGAGCAGCGGCACGCGCTCCACCGGCCGCGCCAGGCACAGCAGCGAGAGCAGTTCGTCGGCGCGCCCCTGCACCAGGCGCGCGACGAAGTCGGCGCTGCACGGCGCGATGAGGATCGCATCGGCCTCGCGGCTCAGGTTGATGTGGGGCATGTTGTTGGGCTCGCGCGCGTCCCACTGCGAGCCGTAGACCGGCCGCCCCGACAGGGCCTGCATGGTCACGGGCGTGATGAACTGGGCGGCGGCCTCGGTCATCACCACCTGCACGCTGGCGCCGGCCTTGACGAGCAGCCGCGCCAATTCGGCGCTCTTGTAGCAGGCCACGCCGCCGCTCAGGCCCAGGACGATGTGTTTGCCTTGCAGTTCATTCATGGTCGCGCAATTTAGCAGACGCCGCGCGGGGCCAAGCCCGCCACCGGCATGGGCC belongs to Acidovorax sp. YS12 and includes:
- the dut gene encoding dUTP diphosphatase encodes the protein MKIDVKILDPRMADQLPAYATPGSAGLDLRACLDAPLTLAPNAWQLVPTGIAIYLKDPGYAALILPRSGLGHKHGIVLGNLVGLIDSDYQGQLMVSAWNRSDTAFTLQPMERLAQLVIVPVVQAQFNVVSEFPASERGEGGYGSTGKH
- the coaBC gene encoding bifunctional phosphopantothenoylcysteine decarboxylase/phosphopantothenate--cysteine ligase CoaBC, which gives rise to MNELQGKHIVLGLSGGVACYKSAELARLLVKAGASVQVVMTEAAAQFITPVTMQALSGRPVYGSQWDAREPNNMPHINLSREADAILIAPCSADFVARLVQGRADELLSLLCLARPVERVPLLIAPAMNREMWAHPATRRNLAQAAQDGATVLGVGHGAQACGETGDGRMLEPPELLDELTAFFAPKHLAGQRVLVTAGPTFEAIDPVRGITNLSSGKMGFAIARAAHEAGADVTLVAGPVHLPTPRGVRRIDVQSAQDMLEAVASQAQKATIFIATAAVADWRPASSAVHKIKKDGSGQMPQLAFVENPDILATVAQSERARAGQLYCVGFAAESENLLAHASAKRARKGVPLLVGNIGPATFGQDDNALLLIDEHGHRELPRASKAALGRQLVAEIARRLDTKK